A region of Neovison vison isolate M4711 chromosome 7, ASM_NN_V1, whole genome shotgun sequence DNA encodes the following proteins:
- the LOC122914475 gene encoding putative olfactory receptor 5AK3: MEQNNGTEVTEFILLGFAGQHKSWYILFTVFLVIYLVTLVGNMGMILLIKSDSCLHTPMYFFLQHLAFVDLCYTSAITPKMLQNFVDTQQSISFTGCMVQLLVYGAFATIDCYILAAMAVDRYVAICNPLRYPMVMSQAVCLQLLVGSYFLGFLNASVNTSFTFSLNFCKSNKINHFFCDEPPLLALSCSNIDFNIMLLTIFVGFNLMFTVLVVLFSYIYILAAILKISTAAGRKKAFSTCASHLTAVIIFYGTLSYMYLHHGTKESQEQEKMASVFYGIIIPMLNPLIYSLRNQDVKEALKGIRKKCF, encoded by the coding sequence ATGGAACAAAACAATGGCACTGAAGTAACTGAATTCATTCTCCTCGGATTTGCTGGTCAACACAAGTCTTGGTATATCCTCTTCACTGTATTTCTAGTGATCTATCTGGTCACCCTGGTGGGGAATATGGGGATGATCCTACTCATCAAGAGTGATTCTTGCCTTCACACCCCAATGTACTTCTTCCTCCAACACTTGGCATTTGTTGATCTCTGCTACACCTCCGCTATCACTCCCAAGATGCTGCAAAACTTTGTCGACACACAGCAATCCATCTCATTCACAGGATGTATGGTGCAATTACTAGTCTATGGTGCCTTTGCAACAATTGACTGCTACATCCTGGCCGCAATGGCAGtggaccgctatgtggccatctgcaaccCACTCCGCTATCCAATGGTCATGTCGCAGGCAGTCTGCCTTCAACTCCTGGTTGGTTCATACTTCCTAGGCTTCCTGAATGCCTCTGTAAACACAAGTTTTACTTTCTCATTGAACTTCTGCAAATCCAATAAAATTAACCACTTTTTCTGCGATGAACCCCCACTTCTTGCCCTCTCATGCTCCAACATTGACTTCAACATCATGCTACTAACTATCTTTGTGGGGTTTAACTTGATGTTCACTGTGCTGGTTGTCCTCTTTTCCTACATATATATCCTGGCTGCCATCCTGAAGATATCAACTGCTGCAGGGAGGAAAAAAGCCTTCTCCACATGTGCCTCTCACCTGACAGCTGTCATCATCTTTTATGGGACTCTGTCTTACATGTACCTGCACCATGGGACCAAGGAGTCTCAAGAGCAAGAAAAAATGGCTTCTGTGTTTTATGGAATTATTATCCCTATGTTAAACCCCCTCATCTACAGCCTGAGAAACCAAGATGTAAAGGAAGCCCTAAAAGGGATTAGAAAGAAGTGTTTCTAG